A genomic stretch from Mycobacterium cookii includes:
- a CDS encoding type I polyketide synthase codes for MGGGFAVVGYALRVPGAADADEFWEVLQQGRDAVSEVPADRWDVEEFFDPDPDAPGKIVSRRAGFIDDVAGFDAPFFGLSKRETMLIDPQHRLLLETAWRAVEHSGTAPSALANTQTGVFMGLGTHDYLGLISEQLSYAEIEAYVAIGTSAAAGAGRISYGLGLQGPAVTVDTACSSSLVAVHQACQALRFGECDLALAGGVNVLLSAKTAMTFSHAHMLAPDGKCKTFDAAADGYVRGEGCGVIVVKRLEDAIRDGDRIRAVIRGSAVNQDGASGGLTVPNGVAQQRVINEALQCAGVAAGDVNYLEAHGTGTSLGDPIEVQAAGAALGNGRDADQPLLIGSVKTNIGHLEAAAGIAGLIKVILSLEHEELPKHLHFQKPSPHIPWDRLPVRVVDQTLPWTRNGRPRIAGVSSFGFSGTNSHIIVQEAPEAAGQLAAAPSDDRRFSVLPLSARSPEALAELAQSYRDWLSDRPEASLADVCFTAGVGRSHLEHRAALVVNSTESAREALAALADDRPAPGLVRGECADKPRTAWLFTGQGSQYPGMARELFETEPVFAETMARCAAVVADVLERPLLDVIFETDGPDNQDTLRQTSYAQPALFAVEMGLARLWQSWGFEPDVVLGHSVGQYSAACVAGVFSLEDGALLMAERGRLFGSLPAGGRMVAIFAAAERVESLTDEFPSLSVAAYNGANTVLSGPSQDLEQAVARLEADGVRCDWLDTSHAFHSALLDPILDEFESYANRFEFGPPQRTLVCNRTGAALGRNAKLDGAYWRRHARQPVEFAKSVRTLADLHCTMLLEIGPQPVLTAAALRAWPDPATAPRAIPSLRKNTADLRQITEALANAYIVGHVPDFGALQQAPARKLDLPTYPFQHRQYWFREQRVKHVQAPDETHAMRTDTVRLLEDGRIDELAALLDGASANEQALDLLKQLAAQHNQQRNAQSITDSRYEIRWEKSAATPAKAPAAQGDEPAWLLISDDAEAVQPLVDALTARGQRHRILRLPASDADEQRLEAELRESASDDLRILNLAALDSGAAPSTESLERMQFHVLSGTRRLFRAAAAAELRAPIWLITHGAQRVTGADSVSPVQSCLWGFGRAASLEHPRLWGGLADLSGGGIDEWSRLIDQLVSAPRGEDQIALRDQAVYVARLTRRTGQPIATPLQLRYDATYLVTGGLGAVGMEIAGYLATHGARHLVLTSRRAPSEAAQQRIDALQEQSGCAVRVVTADVASPRDVARLLATVQAELPPLAGIVHAAGEIGTTPLQDLDDAEIDRVFSGKVWGAWRLSEATADLPLDFFLSTSSIASVWGSFGQTAYGAANAFLDGLAWRQREHGVPGISVNFGPWAAAGMADEDARAHLDKRGVRTLSPADALAGMAELMQASSGRGATNGIVAKIDWPSFLPLYQLTGKRSFLEQLQREVPQSASAPTSAGATRLVERLTNAPVQQRKKLVVDYLRDVVAEVTRIDAAEIRDEAGFFAVGMDSLMAVELRTRVERAVGKELPATLAMDYPRLVDVADYLLDDVLSISAPAAATAPAQPNPVMTTRSDEPIAIVALACRFPGAPDPEAYWDLLAGGVDAIREIPDDRFDVDEYYDPDPEAPGKIYTRYGGYLDSIDGFDPEFFGISPREAVWMDPQQRLMLEIAWEGLERAGYSPASLRGSRTGVFVGVAANEYSQLLNANSVETIEAHFITGNALNVIAGRVAFALGLEGPAMAVDTACSASLVAVHQACQALHSGDCDMALAGGVNVLVSPASIVATSRARMLAADGRCKTFDAAANGYARSEGCGILVLKRLSDAEREGDQICAIIRGSAVNQDGASSGLTVPNGGAQQRLIAATLARAGVEGRDVDYLEAHGTGTSLGDPIEVQAAAAVYGAGRDSDRPLLIGSAKTNIGHLESAAGIAGLIKVVLSLQHEMLPQNLHFENPSPNIPWDSLPVRVVDKQIPWHANGRPRRAGTSSFGFSGTNAHVLIEEAPHSDDAAAAREPDTTAEPVGVLPLSARSPEALVSLAQRYATWLEAHPDVDITDMCFTAGVGRSHFEHRAALVVDSVQGARELLSGLAENRLGPGAVRGVCGDPPKTAWLFTGQGSQYPDMARELFDSEPVFADTVKQCADAVDGMLPRPLLDVLFDLDGDTGEPGKGLGHTSFAQPALFAVEMGLARLWQSWGIEPDVVLGHSVGQYAAACVAGVFSLEDGARLMAERGRLFGDLPEGGRMVAVFADPRQVERAAEDFPQISVAAYNGPNTVLSGPATDLEKIVATLSADEIRCTWLDTSHAFHSELLEPALDEFESYAKGFEFAVPTLPLVCNRTGAVLTAETPLDAQYWRRHSRQPVQFAESVHAVAKLGCSVLMEIGPQPVLTGAALQAWPDSSAAPRAVVSLRKGTDAQRQMAEALAAVYVAGHRPNFAALQHHRQHALELPTYPFQRRRFWPKTSDFRVDGPAVSGILGSVKDLASGDAVYTSRWSIKSQPWLSHHVIYGTVVVPGATYATMALAAVGTPAQVRNVFFYEPIILGDKTSREVQLTVHPVAEEGGWTFQVHSRPYGERDAEWSLNADGRVVSGLDDEPAPEPTESIDAACERLGRTRPQQLFDTFADMELMWGPTWSTSLKSLWAGDGEAVGDIAIGDELAEQLGTEPIHPVLLDLCTGIAFPAFPAVLTAAETGVPDLFLPLRYGRVVLREKLPKRFYCRARWQSGGTESETQVFDLDFVDRDGRQLGEIREFTVKRAPREALLRGLGGDATRNLYTFGWQEVAPPASGSTAGIADGTWLIAGFDELVAKHSGFVAVDHATDPELWKRLFTQAEEGGAPVSGVVWRSAARPGVEESSTDFTARLESEIDQLLTVVHTLQSQHDVKLTGGLWIVTERAVATEPGEPVDPVQSALWGFGRTVITEQPALRCRLVDCDSFEDAGQLLAGLLGTPAEEPELALRQGKYLVPRLLPWARSGHLPIPRATDYILEPTERGAIDNLHLVETAVAPPSAGQVQIRVEAAGLNFRDVLNVLGLYPGDPGLIGGDLSGIVTEVGEGVTGFEVGQRVFGFMQGCFTTRVNVPAQFLSPLPNGVSAVGAATIPAGALTTRLAFDWAQVGPGDRVLIHAASGGVGLAAIQIAQQRGATVFATASTYKRATLRKMGVEHVYDSRSTDFADQILADTGGAGVDVVLNSLTNEGFIAATVRATAQGGRFAEIAKRDIWTPDQMAAVRPDIAYEIVALDATIEEEPERVGKLLAELADSMGRGELLPLAAEVYPLTEAKTAFRRMQQARHIGKIVLQMPKPLQPKGDRSYLITGGLGALGLFTAAHLAQLGAGDIVLTGRHLPDADAQREIDDITERYRCRIHTFVADVGDEQQVAGLLERIRAELPPLAGVAHLAGVLDDALLSQQSLDRFQTTLGPKALGAWHLHRLTKNDDLEFFVVYSSASSVLGSPGQANYATANALLDGLVADREAQGLPAAGINWGPWAKGGMATSHAARANLSAQGLIPLEPSAALNALDEVLAHGITQATVIKANWQRAAKGLGGSRPSILDHVLPSAGAATHGDSELLRQLHEVPEMERGSFLTEYLRHEVQNFLRLAQPPAATSRFLELGTDSLMAVEFSNRLLPQFGGAFTISATAVFDYPTIGSLAEYLAGQVPESAGAETVDASESTQ; via the coding sequence ATGGGTGGGGGTTTTGCCGTAGTCGGCTATGCGCTGCGCGTTCCGGGCGCCGCCGATGCAGACGAGTTCTGGGAGGTGCTGCAGCAAGGTCGCGATGCGGTGTCCGAGGTGCCCGCCGACCGGTGGGACGTCGAGGAATTCTTCGACCCGGACCCCGACGCACCCGGGAAGATCGTCAGCCGCCGGGCCGGCTTCATCGATGACGTAGCGGGGTTCGACGCGCCGTTCTTCGGGTTGTCGAAGCGGGAGACGATGCTGATCGACCCGCAGCACCGGCTGTTGCTGGAGACGGCCTGGCGGGCAGTGGAGCATTCGGGCACCGCGCCGTCGGCTCTGGCGAACACCCAGACCGGTGTGTTCATGGGTCTGGGCACCCATGACTACCTGGGATTGATCTCCGAACAGCTGAGCTACGCCGAGATCGAGGCGTACGTGGCGATCGGGACGTCGGCCGCCGCGGGAGCGGGCCGGATCAGTTACGGGCTGGGGTTGCAGGGTCCGGCGGTCACCGTCGACACGGCGTGCAGCTCGTCGTTGGTGGCAGTGCACCAGGCATGCCAGGCGCTGCGGTTCGGCGAATGTGACCTCGCGCTGGCCGGCGGCGTCAACGTGTTGCTCAGCGCGAAGACCGCGATGACGTTCTCGCACGCGCACATGCTGGCCCCGGACGGCAAGTGCAAGACCTTCGACGCCGCCGCCGACGGCTACGTGCGCGGCGAGGGCTGCGGTGTCATCGTCGTGAAACGCCTCGAGGACGCGATCCGCGACGGCGACCGGATTCGGGCGGTGATCCGGGGCAGCGCGGTCAACCAGGACGGCGCATCGGGTGGCTTGACGGTCCCGAACGGCGTCGCCCAGCAACGTGTCATCAACGAGGCGCTGCAGTGCGCCGGTGTCGCGGCCGGCGATGTCAACTATCTGGAGGCGCACGGCACCGGAACATCGCTGGGCGATCCGATCGAAGTCCAAGCCGCCGGCGCCGCACTCGGCAACGGCCGCGACGCCGACCAGCCGCTGCTGATCGGGTCGGTCAAGACCAATATCGGGCACCTGGAGGCAGCCGCCGGGATCGCGGGCCTGATCAAGGTCATCCTGTCGCTCGAGCACGAGGAGTTGCCCAAGCACCTGCACTTCCAGAAGCCGTCGCCGCACATCCCGTGGGATCGGCTTCCGGTGCGCGTTGTGGACCAGACCCTCCCCTGGACCCGCAACGGACGACCTCGCATTGCCGGGGTGAGTTCGTTCGGGTTCTCCGGGACCAACTCGCACATCATCGTCCAGGAAGCACCCGAGGCGGCAGGCCAGCTTGCTGCGGCGCCCTCCGATGACCGGCGGTTCAGCGTGTTGCCGCTCTCCGCGCGCAGCCCGGAAGCTTTGGCGGAGCTCGCGCAGAGCTATCGCGATTGGCTGTCCGACCGCCCCGAAGCCTCGCTGGCCGACGTGTGCTTTACCGCCGGGGTCGGGCGATCGCACCTCGAGCATCGGGCCGCGTTGGTGGTGAATTCGACGGAATCCGCGCGCGAGGCACTCGCCGCGCTGGCCGACGATCGCCCGGCGCCGGGACTGGTGCGGGGAGAGTGCGCCGACAAACCGAGGACCGCGTGGTTGTTCACCGGTCAGGGCAGCCAGTACCCGGGCATGGCGCGGGAGTTGTTCGAGACCGAACCGGTGTTCGCCGAAACCATGGCCCGGTGTGCGGCGGTGGTGGCCGACGTTCTCGAAAGGCCGCTGCTGGACGTCATTTTCGAGACCGACGGCCCCGACAACCAAGACACGTTGCGGCAGACCTCCTACGCCCAGCCCGCGTTGTTCGCGGTGGAGATGGGCCTGGCCCGCCTTTGGCAGTCCTGGGGCTTCGAGCCCGACGTGGTGCTGGGCCACAGCGTCGGCCAGTATTCGGCGGCCTGCGTCGCGGGCGTGTTCAGCCTCGAAGACGGTGCGCTGTTGATGGCCGAGCGTGGCCGCCTGTTCGGCAGCTTGCCCGCAGGCGGACGGATGGTCGCGATCTTCGCCGCCGCCGAGCGCGTGGAGAGCCTGACCGACGAATTCCCGAGTCTGTCGGTGGCCGCCTACAACGGTGCCAACACGGTACTGTCCGGACCTTCGCAGGATCTGGAACAGGCGGTGGCCAGGCTGGAAGCCGACGGTGTCCGGTGCGACTGGCTGGACACCAGCCACGCCTTCCATTCGGCGCTGCTCGATCCCATCCTCGACGAGTTCGAGTCGTACGCGAACCGGTTCGAATTCGGCCCGCCGCAAAGGACTTTGGTGTGCAACCGAACCGGCGCCGCGCTCGGCAGAAACGCGAAGCTGGACGGCGCTTACTGGCGCCGCCACGCCCGGCAGCCGGTCGAGTTCGCCAAGAGTGTGCGCACGTTGGCCGATCTGCACTGCACAATGCTGCTGGAGATCGGTCCGCAACCGGTGCTCACCGCCGCGGCCCTGCGGGCCTGGCCCGACCCGGCCACGGCGCCACGCGCGATCCCGTCGTTGCGCAAAAACACCGCCGACCTACGTCAGATCACCGAAGCCCTCGCCAACGCCTACATCGTCGGCCACGTGCCGGACTTCGGCGCCCTGCAGCAGGCACCGGCGCGCAAGCTCGACCTGCCCACCTACCCGTTCCAGCATCGCCAGTACTGGTTCCGCGAGCAGCGGGTCAAGCACGTTCAGGCCCCCGACGAGACCCACGCGATGCGCACCGATACCGTCCGGCTTCTCGAGGACGGCCGGATCGACGAACTCGCTGCGCTCCTCGACGGCGCAAGCGCCAATGAGCAGGCCCTCGACCTGTTGAAACAGCTTGCCGCTCAACATAACCAGCAGCGTAACGCGCAGTCCATCACCGACTCCCGCTACGAGATTCGCTGGGAGAAATCCGCTGCCACGCCCGCCAAGGCCCCCGCCGCGCAGGGCGACGAGCCCGCCTGGCTGCTCATCAGCGACGACGCCGAGGCAGTCCAGCCGCTGGTCGACGCGCTGACCGCACGCGGCCAGCGCCATCGGATTCTCCGGCTGCCGGCATCCGACGCCGACGAGCAACGCCTCGAAGCCGAGTTGCGCGAGTCGGCATCCGACGATCTACGCATCCTGAATCTCGCGGCCCTCGACTCCGGCGCGGCACCGTCGACGGAATCGCTGGAGCGTATGCAATTCCACGTGCTGAGCGGCACCCGCCGACTCTTCCGCGCCGCGGCCGCCGCCGAACTACGCGCACCGATCTGGCTGATAACCCATGGAGCACAACGGGTTACAGGTGCAGACTCCGTGTCGCCGGTGCAGAGTTGCCTGTGGGGATTCGGTCGCGCCGCCTCGCTGGAACACCCGCGACTGTGGGGCGGACTGGCCGATCTGTCCGGCGGTGGTATCGATGAATGGTCCCGCTTGATAGACCAGCTGGTGTCGGCACCGCGTGGGGAAGATCAAATCGCGCTGCGGGACCAAGCCGTCTACGTTGCGCGGCTGACTCGGCGCACCGGGCAGCCCATCGCCACACCGCTGCAATTGCGCTACGACGCAACATATCTGGTGACCGGTGGGCTGGGTGCGGTCGGAATGGAGATTGCCGGATACCTGGCCACTCACGGCGCCCGGCACCTGGTGTTGACCAGCCGGCGCGCACCCAGCGAGGCTGCGCAGCAGCGCATCGACGCGCTGCAGGAGCAGTCCGGCTGCGCAGTCCGGGTCGTCACCGCCGACGTCGCCAGCCCGCGCGACGTCGCGCGCCTGCTGGCCACCGTGCAGGCCGAGCTACCGCCACTCGCCGGCATCGTGCACGCCGCCGGCGAGATCGGCACCACCCCGTTGCAGGACTTGGACGACGCCGAGATCGACCGGGTGTTCTCCGGAAAGGTCTGGGGCGCTTGGCGTTTGAGTGAAGCCACCGCAGACCTGCCACTCGATTTCTTCCTGAGCACCTCGTCGATCGCCTCGGTGTGGGGCAGCTTCGGCCAGACCGCCTACGGCGCGGCCAACGCCTTCCTCGACGGGCTGGCGTGGCGGCAGCGTGAGCACGGTGTTCCCGGAATCAGCGTCAACTTCGGGCCGTGGGCGGCCGCGGGGATGGCCGACGAGGACGCCCGTGCGCATCTGGACAAGCGCGGGGTCCGGACGCTGTCACCCGCCGACGCGCTGGCGGGGATGGCCGAGCTCATGCAGGCGTCGTCGGGACGGGGCGCCACAAACGGGATCGTCGCAAAGATCGACTGGCCCAGCTTCCTGCCGCTCTACCAATTGACGGGCAAGCGGTCGTTCCTGGAGCAGTTGCAGCGTGAGGTGCCCCAGTCGGCGTCGGCGCCGACGTCGGCGGGGGCCACCCGGCTGGTCGAGCGGCTCACCAATGCTCCGGTGCAGCAGCGCAAGAAGCTGGTCGTGGACTATCTTCGCGACGTCGTCGCGGAGGTGACCCGGATCGATGCGGCGGAGATCCGCGACGAGGCCGGCTTCTTTGCCGTCGGCATGGATTCGCTGATGGCCGTCGAACTGCGGACGCGGGTCGAGCGAGCCGTCGGCAAGGAGTTGCCGGCGACGCTGGCGATGGACTATCCACGCCTGGTCGACGTGGCCGACTACCTGCTCGACGACGTCCTCAGCATCAGCGCACCGGCCGCTGCCACTGCGCCGGCCCAGCCCAATCCGGTGATGACGACACGCAGCGACGAGCCGATCGCGATCGTCGCGTTGGCCTGCCGCTTCCCGGGAGCACCTGACCCAGAGGCGTACTGGGACCTGCTGGCCGGCGGTGTCGATGCCATCCGGGAGATCCCGGACGACCGCTTCGACGTCGACGAGTACTACGACCCCGATCCCGAGGCGCCGGGCAAGATCTACACGCGCTATGGCGGATACCTCGACAGCATCGACGGATTCGATCCGGAGTTCTTCGGCATCTCCCCGCGTGAGGCCGTGTGGATGGACCCGCAGCAGCGGCTGATGCTCGAAATCGCCTGGGAGGGCTTGGAAAGAGCGGGGTATTCACCTGCGTCCCTGCGGGGCAGTCGAACCGGCGTTTTCGTGGGTGTGGCCGCCAACGAGTACTCGCAACTGCTGAACGCCAACTCGGTCGAGACCATCGAGGCACATTTCATCACCGGCAATGCACTGAACGTCATTGCCGGCCGGGTCGCGTTCGCGCTCGGTTTGGAGGGCCCCGCGATGGCGGTGGACACCGCCTGCAGTGCGTCGCTGGTGGCCGTCCATCAGGCCTGCCAGGCGTTGCATTCCGGCGACTGCGACATGGCGCTGGCCGGTGGGGTCAACGTCTTGGTGAGCCCGGCGTCCATCGTGGCGACATCACGCGCCCGCATGCTGGCCGCCGACGGCCGGTGCAAGACCTTCGACGCCGCCGCCAACGGCTACGCGCGCAGTGAAGGCTGCGGGATCCTGGTGCTCAAGAGGCTCAGCGACGCCGAGCGGGAGGGCGATCAGATCTGCGCGATCATCCGGGGCAGCGCGGTCAACCAGGACGGTGCGTCCAGCGGATTGACGGTGCCGAACGGCGGTGCGCAGCAACGGCTTATCGCCGCAACCCTGGCCCGCGCCGGTGTCGAAGGTCGGGATGTCGATTATCTCGAAGCGCACGGTACCGGCACCTCGCTGGGCGACCCGATCGAAGTTCAGGCCGCCGCGGCGGTCTACGGCGCCGGTCGTGACTCGGACCGGCCGCTGCTGATCGGATCGGCGAAGACCAACATCGGGCACCTCGAGTCGGCAGCCGGGATCGCCGGCCTGATCAAGGTCGTGCTGTCGTTGCAGCACGAGATGCTGCCGCAGAACCTGCACTTCGAGAACCCGTCGCCGAACATTCCGTGGGACTCCCTGCCGGTGCGGGTGGTGGACAAGCAGATTCCATGGCACGCCAACGGCAGGCCGCGCCGCGCCGGCACCAGCTCCTTCGGGTTCTCCGGCACCAACGCACACGTGCTGATCGAGGAGGCGCCGCACTCCGACGACGCCGCCGCCGCGCGGGAGCCGGACACCACAGCTGAACCGGTGGGCGTGCTGCCGCTGTCGGCCCGCTCGCCGGAGGCGCTGGTGTCGCTGGCGCAGCGCTACGCGACCTGGCTGGAGGCGCACCCCGACGTCGACATCACCGATATGTGCTTCACCGCCGGGGTCGGGCGTTCGCATTTCGAACACCGGGCCGCGCTGGTGGTGGATTCTGTTCAGGGCGCCCGCGAACTTCTGTCCGGGTTGGCCGAGAACCGGCTGGGCCCGGGTGCGGTACGTGGCGTATGCGGTGACCCGCCGAAGACAGCGTGGTTGTTCACCGGGCAGGGCAGTCAATACCCGGACATGGCGCGCGAATTGTTCGACTCCGAGCCGGTATTCGCCGACACGGTGAAGCAATGCGCCGATGCTGTGGACGGGATGTTGCCGCGTCCGTTGCTGGACGTCCTTTTCGACCTCGACGGCGATACCGGCGAGCCCGGAAAGGGACTGGGGCACACCTCGTTTGCCCAGCCCGCGCTGTTCGCCGTCGAGATGGGCCTGGCGCGGCTGTGGCAGTCGTGGGGCATCGAGCCCGACGTGGTGCTCGGGCACAGCGTGGGTCAGTACGCGGCGGCATGCGTGGCCGGCGTGTTCAGCCTCGAGGACGGGGCACGCCTGATGGCCGAACGCGGCCGCCTATTCGGCGACCTGCCCGAGGGTGGCCGGATGGTGGCGGTGTTCGCCGACCCGCGGCAGGTGGAGCGTGCCGCCGAGGACTTCCCGCAGATTTCGGTCGCCGCATACAACGGCCCCAACACGGTGCTGTCCGGCCCGGCCACGGATCTGGAAAAGATCGTCGCCACCTTGAGCGCCGACGAGATCCGGTGCACCTGGCTGGACACCAGCCACGCCTTCCATTCCGAGTTGCTGGAGCCCGCGCTCGACGAATTCGAATCCTACGCAAAGGGTTTCGAATTCGCGGTGCCGACGCTGCCCTTGGTGTGCAACCGCACCGGCGCAGTTCTCACGGCCGAGACCCCGCTGGACGCCCAATACTGGCGGCGGCATTCCCGGCAGCCGGTGCAGTTCGCCGAAAGCGTGCACGCCGTGGCGAAACTGGGCTGCTCAGTGTTGATGGAGATCGGTCCGCAACCGGTGCTGACCGGCGCGGCGCTGCAAGCCTGGCCGGATTCATCGGCCGCGCCGCGTGCCGTCGTCTCCTTGCGCAAGGGCACTGACGCTCAGCGTCAGATGGCCGAGGCCCTGGCCGCGGTCTACGTCGCCGGGCATCGCCCGAACTTCGCTGCGCTGCAGCATCATCGGCAGCATGCACTTGAGCTGCCCACCTATCCTTTCCAGCGCCGTCGGTTCTGGCCGAAGACGTCGGATTTCCGCGTCGACGGTCCTGCGGTGTCCGGAATTCTCGGCAGCGTCAAGGATCTCGCCTCCGGCGACGCCGTGTACACCAGCCGGTGGTCGATCAAATCGCAACCGTGGCTGTCGCATCACGTCATCTACGGCACCGTCGTCGTTCCCGGTGCGACGTACGCCACGATGGCGCTTGCCGCGGTCGGAACGCCGGCGCAGGTGCGCAACGTCTTCTTCTACGAGCCGATCATCTTGGGCGACAAGACTTCCCGTGAGGTGCAGCTGACCGTGCACCCAGTCGCCGAAGAGGGCGGCTGGACCTTCCAGGTGCACAGCCGGCCCTACGGCGAGCGCGACGCCGAGTGGTCGTTGAACGCCGACGGCCGGGTCGTCTCCGGCCTCGACGACGAGCCGGCGCCGGAGCCGACCGAGTCCATCGACGCCGCATGCGAACGGCTGGGGCGCACCCGTCCACAGCAGTTGTTCGACACCTTCGCCGACATGGAGCTGATGTGGGGTCCCACCTGGTCCACGTCGCTGAAATCGCTGTGGGCCGGTGACGGTGAGGCTGTCGGCGATATCGCCATCGGCGACGAACTCGCCGAACAGCTCGGCACCGAGCCGATCCACCCGGTACTGCTGGACCTGTGCACCGGAATCGCGTTCCCGGCCTTCCCCGCGGTGCTCACGGCAGCCGAAACCGGGGTGCCCGATCTGTTCTTGCCGCTGCGATATGGGCGGGTGGTGCTGCGGGAGAAGTTGCCGAAGCGGTTCTACTGCCGCGCACGGTGGCAGAGCGGCGGCACCGAGAGCGAAACGCAGGTCTTCGACCTCGATTTCGTGGATCGGGACGGTCGCCAGCTCGGCGAGATTCGGGAGTTCACCGTCAAACGCGCGCCGCGGGAGGCGTTGTTGCGCGGACTCGGCGGCGACGCCACCCGCAACCTGTACACCTTCGGCTGGCAGGAGGTGGCGCCGCCGGCGTCGGGCAGCACTGCCGGTATCGCCGACGGCACCTGGCTGATTGCCGGATTCGACGAGCTGGTCGCCAAGCATTCAGGTTTCGTCGCGGTGGACCATGCCACCGATCCGGAGCTATGGAAGCGGCTGTTCACCCAGGCCGAGGAGGGCGGTGCCCCGGTCTCCGGCGTCGTGTGGCGCAGCGCTGCGCGACCCGGCGTGGAAGAGTCGAGCACTGACTTCACCGCGCGGCTGGAGAGCGAGATCGACCAGCTGCTCACCGTCGTACACACGTTGCAGTCGCAGCACGACGTCAAACTCACCGGCGGACTGTGGATCGTCACCGAACGAGCCGTCGCGACCGAACCCGGCGAGCCGGTCGATCCCGTGCAGTCGGCGCTGTGGGGATTCGGGCGCACCGTCATCACCGAGCAGCCGGCGCTGCGTTGCAGGCTGGTCGACTGCGACAGCTTCGAGGATGCCGGGCAACTGCTGGCCGGCCTGCTCGGCACGCCCGCGGAGGAGCCCGAACTCGCACTGCGACAAGGCAAGTACTTGGTGCCGCGGCTACTGCCATGGGCGCGCAGCGGTCACCTCCCGATACCGCGGGCAACGGATTACATTCTGGAGCCGACCGAACGCGGCGCGATCGACAACCTTCATCTGGTCGAGACGGCGGTTGCCCCGCCGAGCGCGGGCCAGGTGCAGATCCGGGTGGAGGCCGCCGGGCTGAACTTTCGGGATGTGCTCAACGTGCTCGGCTTGTATCCGGGCGATCCCGGTCTGATCGGCGGTGACCTTTCCGGCATCGTCACCGAGGTGGGCGAGGGTGTGACCGGCTTCGAGGTCGGCCAGCGCGTCTTCGGCTTCATGCAGGGCTGCTTCACCACCCGGGTCAACGTGCCCGCCCAGTTCCTGTCGCCGTTGCCGAACGGTGTCAGCGCGGTCGGAGCGGCGACGATACCTGCCGGGGCGCTCACCACCCGGCTCGCGTTCGACTGGGCTCAGGTGGGACCTGGTGATCGGGTGCTCATCCACGCCGCCAGCGGTGGCGTTGGTCTGGCCGCGATCCAGATAGCCCAGCAGCGCGGTGCGACCGTCTTCGCCACCGCCAGCACCTACAAGCGCGCAACGTTGCGCAAGATGGGTGTGGAACACGTCTACGACTCGCGCAGTACGGATTTCGCCGACCAGATCCTGGCCGACACCGGGGGCGCCGGCGTCGACGTGGTGCTCAACAGCCTGACCAACGAGGGCTTCATCGCCGCGACGGTGCGGGCGACCGCGCAGGGCGGCCGGTTCGCCGAAATCGCCAAGCGGGACATCTGGACGCCGGATCAGATGGCGGCGGTCCGTCCCGACATCGCCTACGAGATCGTCGCGCTGGACGCGACCATCGAGGAGGAGCCCGAACGGGTCGGGAAGTTGCTGGCCGAACTGGCCGACAGCATGGGCCGCGGCGAGCTGCTGCCGCTGGCGGCCGAGGTCTATCCACTGACCGAGGCGAAGACCGCGTTCCGCCGCATGCAACAGGCGCGGCATATCGGCAAGATCGTCCTGCAGATGCCGAAGCCGTTGCAGCCGAAGGGTGATCGGAGTTACCTGATCACCGGTGGCCTCGGTGCACTGGGCCTGTTCACGGCCGCCCATCTGGCTCAGCTCGGGGCCGGTGACATCGTGTTGACGGGTCGGCACCTGCCCGACGCCGACGCGCAACGCGAGATCGACGACATCACCGAGCGCTACCGGTGCCGGATCCACACCTTTGTGGCCGATGTCGGCGACGAGCAGCAAGTCGCCGGGTTGCTGGAGCGAATCCGGGCGGAGTTGCCGCCGCTGGCAGGGGTGGCGCACCTGGCGGGCGTCCTCGACGACGCGCTGTTGTCGCAGCAGAGCCTGGATCGATTCCAGACGACCTTGGGTCCAAAAGCGTTGGGCGCCTGGCACCTACATCGCTTGACGAAGAACGACGACCTCGAATTCTTCGTCGTGTACTCGTCGGCCTCCAGCGTCCTCGGGTCACCCGGCCAAGCCAACTACGCAACGGCCAACGCGCTGCTCGACGGTCTGGTCGCCGACCGCGAGGCGCAGGGCCTGCCAGCGGCCGGCATCAACTGGGGTCCCTGGGCCAAGGGCGGTATGGCCACTTCGCACGCCGCCCGCGCCAATCTCAGTGCGCAAGGCCTGATTCCGCTGGAACCCTCGGCCGCACTCAACGCGCTCGACGAGGTGCTCGCGCACGGGATCACGCAGGCGACCGTCATCAAAGCCAACTGGCAGCGCGCCGCGAAGGGACTGGGTGGCTCTCGCCCGTCGATTCTGGACCACGTGCTTCCCAGTGCCGGCGCGGCGACGCACGGCGACAGCGAGTTGCTCCGCCAACTGCACGAGGTGCCCGAGATGGAGCGCGGCAGCTTCCTCACCGAGTACCTGCGGCACGAAGTACAGAACTTCCTGCGGCTCGCGCAGCCGCCGGCCGCAACCAGCAGATTCCTGGAGTTGGGTACCGATTCGCTGATGGCGGTCGAATTCAGCAACCGGTTACTCCCCCAGTTCGGTGGCGCGTTCACGATCAGCGCCACGGCGGTGTTCGACTACCCGACGATCGGGTCGCTCGCCGAGTACCTGGCCGGTCAGGTGCCGGAGTCGGCCGGCGCGGAAACCGTCGACGCCTCCGAATCCACTCAGTGA